From a single Phragmites australis chromosome 7, lpPhrAust1.1, whole genome shotgun sequence genomic region:
- the LOC133925396 gene encoding uncharacterized protein LOC133925396: MTGPSDDSANSMPHSPRTKGIIQHFERQIRIQVEGLDDDIQTTNERLGQLESTQIATGATLNEMKTAQTTTNNNLANIMTQLQDLSQQFANIVQNQAAHNEIDEQGNVDYAGDTEHEEFPNNINAQDLHCRRANQQGTTAASSSHSAAPSPSNNKQHNVTSAPLPQAPAAAKAALSGLTQSALVASTRRTKDVQCHRCKGYGHVIRDYPKKRVLIIREDGGYSSASDLDVETYAMLATDIAGQEDTFDHKEYVAASDANKYLSIVVQRVLSTQIAKAEQNQRHNLFQTEGVVKERSIRIIIDGGSCNNLASTEMVKKLNLPTRPHPHPYHIQWLNQSGRPWQYDTDCEHHGRTNQYSLIFNGKKIVLHPMTPEQIVKDELARASREKNQKHAPSENQDYSDIFPKDVTTGLPPLCGIEHQIDLIPGASLPNRAPYHNEAKEIQRQVQELLDKGKSLEEHLDHLRAVFDVLRNDGLFGNLEKCSFCTDRISFLGYVVIAQGIEVDHVKIEAIQSWPIPTTVTQVRSFLRLAGFYRRFVRDFSTIAAPLNELMKKGVPFSWGPMQDEAFTILKDKLTHAPLLQLPNFTKMFELECDASGIGHGKWVEYIESSPYVIKHKKGKENVIDDALSRRYTMLPQLDFKIFGLKTLKEQYALDPDFHNEAHGGGLMGHFGVKKTEDILADHFFWP, translated from the exons ATGACAGGTCCTTCAGATGATTCAGCAAACAGCATGCCACACTCTCCTCGAACAAAGGGCATTATACAGCATTTTGAGCGACAAATAAGGATACAAGTAGAAGGACTTGACGACGACATCCAAACAACAAATGAGCGCCTGGGACAGCTTGAGAGCACCCAGATTGCAACAGGTGCAACACTCAATGAGATGAAGACTGCTCAGACCACCACCAACAATAATTTGGCCAATATCATGACACAACTTCAGGATCTGTCCCAACAGTTTGCTAATATTGTACAGAACCAAGCTGCTCATAATGAGATTGACGAACAGGGCAATGTTGATTACGCCGGTGACACCGAGCATGAAGAGTTTCCCAATAACATCAATGCTCAGGATCTTCATTGTCGGCGTGCAAATCAGCAAG GCACTACAGCTGCATCGTCCTCCCATTCGGCTGCACCATCTCCATCaaacaacaaacaacacaaCGTGACTTCAGCACCACTTCCACAAGCTCCTGCAGCAGCCAAAGCTGCACTCAGCGGTTTGACACAAAGTGCTTTAGTTGCTTCTACCAGACGTACCAAAGATGTCCAGTGCCATCGCTGCAAGGGCTATGGACACGTCATACGTGACTATCCAAAGAAGCGAGTTCTTATTATACGTGAGGATGGTGGGTATTCTTCAGCTAGTGATCTGGATGTTGAAACATATGCCATGCTTGCCACTGACATTGCAGGACAAGAAGATACATTTGATCACAAAGAATATGTTGCTGCCTCTGATGCTAATAAGTATTTGAGCATTGTAGTCCAACGTGTACTCAGTACTCAGATTGCGAAAGCGGAACAAAATCAGCGCCATAACTTGTTTCAAACCGAAGGTGTCGTTAAGGAGCGTTCAATTCGCATCATCATAGATGGcgggagctgcaacaacttggcaagtaCAGAAATGGTGAAAAAGCTTAATCTTCCTACTCGACCACATCCCCATCCCTACCACATTCAGTGGCTCAACCAaagtg GTCgaccttggcaatatgatacTGATTGTGAACATCACGGTCGAACTAATCAATATTCACTCATCTTTAATGGCAAGAAAATTGTGTTGCATCCAATGACTCCTGAACAAATTGTTAAAGATGAACTTGCTAGGGCCAGTagagagaaaaatcaaaagcaTGCTCCAAGtgaaaatcag gactaCTCCGACATTTTTCCAAAGGACGTAACAACAGGTCTCCCACCTCTCTGCGGCATTGAACATCAGATTGACCTGATTCCGGGAGCCTCTTTACCCAACCGTGCACCATATCACAATGAGGCAAAAGAAATTCAGCGCCAAGTGCAAGAGCTACTTGATAAAGG CAAATCTTTGGAGGAACAtcttgatcatttacgtgctgtttttgatgttTTGCGTAATGATGGTTTATTTGGTAATTTGGAGAAGTGCAGCTTTTGCACAGACCGAATATcatttcttggctatgttgttataGCACAGGGTATCGAAGTGGACCACGTCAAGATTGAAGCAATTCAGAGTTGGCCGATTCCTACCACGGTCACGCAAGTCAGGAGCTTCCTTAggcttgctggattctatcgtaGATTTGTTCGcgatttcagcaccatcgctgccCCATTGAATGAGCTCATGAAGAAAGGTGTTCCCTTCTCTTGGGGTCCAATGCAAGATGAGGCTTTCACGATTTTGAAAGATAAGTTGACTCATGCACCTTTGCTTCAGCTTCCTAATTTCACTAAAatgtttgagctagaatgtgatgctagtggaattgg GCATGGTAAATGGGTGGAATACATTGAATCTTCTCCTtatgtcatcaaacacaagaaagggaaagaaaatgtcATTGATGATGCTTTGTCTCGCCGATACACTATGCTCCCTCAGcttgattttaagatttttgggctgaaaacTCTGAAGGAGCAATATGCACTCGATCCTGATTTCCATAAC gaagcgcatggaggtggactCATGGGACATTTCGGCGTCAAGAAGACTGAGGACATTCTTgctgatcatttcttttggccataG